Proteins found in one Amycolatopsis aidingensis genomic segment:
- a CDS encoding TetR/AcrR family transcriptional regulator translates to MASSGEDAAGDQAGSIELLWGLRDRQARKQRPALTVDRIARAAIELADTEGMAAVSMQQVASALEVTKMALYRHVSSKAELVAVMIETAVGEPPDLGAVPGGWRARMEAWAAGMRETWQRHPWLPVATVGQRVMGPREIGWTECAVAALEGTGLSGDERMDAVFLLSGHIRNTQSAAAAGTQPWTTQRRLNPLIEELMRTRDVRFPGLVGATESADGAPLDNGWEFGLRRILDGLATLIAERAEPDVR, encoded by the coding sequence ATGGCGAGCTCGGGCGAGGACGCTGCCGGGGATCAGGCTGGCAGCATCGAGCTGCTCTGGGGGCTGCGGGACCGGCAGGCCAGGAAGCAGCGACCGGCGCTCACGGTGGACCGCATCGCCAGGGCCGCGATCGAGCTCGCCGACACCGAGGGCATGGCGGCCGTGTCCATGCAGCAGGTGGCGAGCGCACTCGAGGTCACCAAGATGGCGCTGTACCGGCATGTCTCCAGCAAGGCCGAACTGGTCGCGGTGATGATCGAGACCGCGGTCGGCGAGCCGCCCGACCTCGGCGCGGTGCCGGGAGGCTGGCGGGCCAGGATGGAAGCCTGGGCGGCCGGGATGCGGGAGACCTGGCAGCGGCATCCCTGGCTCCCGGTCGCCACCGTCGGCCAGCGGGTGATGGGGCCGAGGGAGATCGGCTGGACCGAATGCGCGGTGGCGGCGCTGGAGGGAACCGGACTGAGCGGCGACGAGCGGATGGACGCGGTCTTCCTGCTCAGCGGCCACATCCGCAACACCCAGTCCGCCGCGGCCGCCGGCACCCAGCCGTGGACCACCCAGCGGCGGCTGAATCCGCTGATCGAGGAGCTGATGCGCACCCGCGACGTCCGGTTTCCCGGGCTGGTCGGCGCCACCGAATCCGCCGACGGCGCCCCGCTGGACAACGGCTGGGAGTTCGGCCTGCGCCGTATCCTGGACGGGCTCGCCACGCTGATCGCCGAGCGCGCCGAACCCGATGTCCGATAA
- a CDS encoding DMT family transporter, giving the protein MDRRSLAAATVTVLLWASAFVSIRSAGEEYSPGALALGRLLTGAVALGVILLVRREGLPPRAAWPGILGAGVLWFGVYMVALNAGEQQVDAGTAAMVVNIGPILIALLGGWLLREGFPRRVLAGVAVSFAGAVVVGLSMADEGRASILGVLLCLLAAVTYAAGVVSQKPALRHASALQVTTFGCAIGAVACLPFSGQLVGELGTASWQATANLVYLGVFPTALAFTTWAYALARTSAGRMGATTYAVPAVVVLMSWLALGEVPGWLTFVGGALCLAGVAVSRSRRRSRTAGPPQQPQPGHATAK; this is encoded by the coding sequence GTGGACCGCAGGAGCCTGGCCGCGGCAACGGTGACCGTACTGCTGTGGGCCTCCGCCTTCGTCTCGATCCGCAGTGCGGGCGAGGAGTACTCGCCGGGGGCGCTGGCACTGGGCAGGCTACTCACCGGCGCGGTCGCCCTCGGCGTGATCCTGCTGGTGCGCCGCGAGGGCCTGCCGCCCCGCGCGGCCTGGCCCGGCATCCTCGGCGCCGGGGTGCTGTGGTTCGGCGTCTACATGGTGGCGCTGAACGCCGGCGAGCAGCAGGTGGACGCGGGCACCGCCGCAATGGTGGTGAACATCGGCCCCATCCTGATCGCCCTGCTCGGCGGGTGGCTGCTGCGGGAGGGCTTCCCGCGCCGCGTGCTGGCCGGGGTCGCGGTGTCCTTCGCGGGCGCCGTGGTGGTGGGCCTCTCGATGGCGGACGAGGGGCGCGCCTCCATCCTCGGCGTGCTGCTGTGCCTGCTCGCGGCGGTGACCTACGCGGCGGGTGTGGTCAGCCAGAAACCCGCGCTGCGGCATGCCTCGGCGCTGCAGGTCACCACCTTCGGCTGCGCGATCGGCGCGGTGGCCTGCCTGCCGTTCAGCGGGCAGTTGGTCGGCGAACTCGGCACCGCCTCATGGCAGGCCACCGCCAACCTCGTGTACCTCGGGGTGTTCCCCACCGCGCTGGCGTTCACCACCTGGGCCTACGCCCTGGCCCGCACCAGCGCGGGCCGGATGGGCGCGACCACCTACGCCGTGCCTGCCGTGGTGGTGCTGATGTCCTGGCTGGCGCTGGGCGAGGTGCCCGGCTGGCTGACCTTCGTGGGCGGCGCGCTGTGCCTCGCCGGGGTCGCGGTGTCCCGCTCCCGCCGCCGCTCCCGCACAGCCGGACCGCCCCAGCAGCCGCAACCCGGGCACGCCACCGCGAAGTGA
- a CDS encoding SAM-dependent methyltransferase — MTERNGDGRAAEVAPEAPPGVDLEKPSPARIYDWYLGGNQNWAVDREFGRRIIQLWPYAKDGSRHNRQFMNRAVRAALDAGIRQFIDLGSGVPTVGNVHEVVREHLPEHERGRVVYVDYEEVAAAHARLILEREGATGWATLIRHDMRDAAGILRHPDTRRLIDFDQPVCLLMVAVLHFVGPDDGPHEIIRAYLDKLCPGSWLVLSHMTCPDDPEQAEGVLRFAEQYKSTANPVWLRQPEEIAGWFQGLNLLDPGITHLTDWRPEVDPATLPQPEAEARPFAWCGVAEKPA; from the coding sequence ATGACCGAGCGTAACGGGGACGGCAGGGCCGCGGAGGTCGCACCGGAGGCGCCGCCCGGGGTCGACCTGGAGAAACCGTCCCCGGCCCGGATCTACGACTGGTACCTCGGCGGCAACCAGAACTGGGCCGTCGACCGGGAGTTCGGCCGCCGGATCATCCAGCTCTGGCCGTACGCCAAGGACGGCTCGCGGCACAACCGGCAGTTCATGAACCGGGCCGTGCGCGCGGCGCTGGACGCCGGGATCCGGCAGTTCATCGACCTCGGCTCGGGCGTGCCGACGGTCGGCAACGTGCACGAGGTCGTCCGGGAGCACCTGCCAGAGCACGAGCGGGGCCGGGTCGTCTACGTGGACTACGAGGAGGTGGCCGCTGCGCACGCCAGGCTGATCCTGGAGCGCGAGGGCGCCACCGGCTGGGCCACCCTTATCCGGCACGACATGCGGGACGCGGCCGGGATCCTGCGCCATCCGGACACCCGCAGGCTGATCGACTTCGACCAGCCGGTGTGCCTGCTGATGGTCGCCGTACTGCACTTCGTCGGCCCGGACGACGGCCCGCACGAGATCATCCGGGCCTACCTGGACAAGCTGTGCCCCGGCAGCTGGCTGGTGCTGTCGCATATGACCTGCCCGGACGATCCGGAGCAGGCCGAGGGCGTACTGCGGTTCGCCGAGCAGTACAAGTCCACCGCCAACCCGGTATGGCTGCGGCAGCCCGAGGAGATCGCCGGCTGGTTCCAGGGCCTCAACCTGCTCGACCCAGGCATCACCCACCTCACCGACTGGCGGCCCGAGGTCGACCCCGCGACACTGCCGCAACCGGAGGCCGAGGCCCGGCCGTTCGCCTGGTGCGGGGTCGCGGAGAAACCCGCTTAG
- a CDS encoding sigma-70 family RNA polymerase sigma factor: MAAGTVTDDFPQLADPYRRELLAHCYRMLGSVHDAEDLVQETYLRAWRGYAKFEGRSSLRTWLYRIATSACLTALERTAKRPLPTGLGGPSPTAHDTLVRQGEVPWLEPIPDAMAGAEADDPAGIVTERESIRLALIAALQHLPPRQRAVLVLRDVLKWRAAEVAELLDTSTAAVNSILQRARAQLEQVAPSEDTVVDALTAEQRALLDRYLAAFEAKDVAALVDLFTADVVWEMPPYSVWYQGTEHVGQHLCTTCPAGPGDLRLLPFTANGQPAFAQYLLDPGTGRHHAFNVQVLTLGPAAITRVITFMDPELFPAIGLPRTQPARPEPLVLPGAGQP, translated from the coding sequence ATGGCAGCAGGAACGGTGACCGACGACTTTCCGCAACTGGCCGACCCCTACCGTCGTGAGCTGCTCGCGCACTGCTATCGCATGCTGGGCTCGGTGCACGACGCCGAGGACCTGGTGCAGGAGACCTACCTGCGGGCCTGGCGCGGCTACGCCAAGTTCGAGGGCAGATCCTCGCTGCGCACCTGGCTCTACCGGATCGCGACCAGCGCCTGTCTGACCGCGCTGGAGCGCACGGCCAAACGGCCGCTGCCGACCGGGCTCGGTGGCCCGAGCCCCACCGCGCACGACACCCTGGTGAGACAGGGCGAGGTGCCGTGGCTGGAACCCATCCCGGACGCCATGGCCGGGGCCGAGGCGGACGACCCGGCCGGGATCGTCACCGAGCGGGAGAGCATCCGGCTGGCGCTGATCGCCGCACTGCAGCACCTCCCGCCCCGGCAGCGTGCCGTGCTGGTGCTGCGGGACGTGCTGAAATGGCGGGCCGCCGAGGTGGCCGAGCTGCTGGACACGAGCACGGCGGCGGTGAACAGCATCCTGCAACGCGCCCGTGCCCAGCTGGAGCAGGTCGCCCCCAGCGAGGACACCGTGGTGGACGCGCTGACCGCCGAGCAGCGCGCGCTGCTCGACCGCTATCTCGCGGCCTTCGAGGCCAAGGACGTCGCCGCGCTGGTGGACCTGTTCACCGCGGACGTGGTGTGGGAGATGCCCCCGTACTCGGTCTGGTACCAGGGCACCGAGCACGTCGGACAGCACCTGTGCACCACCTGCCCTGCCGGGCCGGGTGACCTGCGACTGCTCCCGTTCACCGCGAACGGGCAGCCCGCCTTCGCGCAGTACCTGCTGGATCCCGGCACCGGCAGGCATCACGCGTTCAACGTCCAGGTGCTCACCCTCGGGCCCGCGGCCATCACCCGCGTGATCACCTTCATGGACCCCGAGCTGTTCCCCGCGATCGGCCTGCCCCGGACCCAGCCCGCCCGGCCGGAGCCGCTGGTGCTGCCCGGCGCCGGGCAGCCGTGA
- a CDS encoding TIGR03086 family metal-binding protein, with translation MTAEDATAVRTGGIGLLERAISYALGSLRLVTPPDLANPTPCQDWDLRTLLEHLADSMDALYEAVEPGQVGLDSPAGRGQDDPVAAVRQRARLLLGAWTGAEGNDPVSIAGRPLTSGIVTCTGAVEVAVHGWDVATACRAYRPIPAALAGEILPLASLVVTEQDRPARFAAPLPAVGPAPGERLLAFLGRKP, from the coding sequence GTGACGGCCGAGGACGCCACGGCGGTCCGTACCGGCGGCATCGGCCTGCTCGAGCGCGCGATCAGCTACGCGCTGGGCAGCCTCCGCCTGGTCACCCCGCCGGATCTGGCGAACCCGACCCCCTGCCAGGACTGGGACCTGCGCACCTTGCTGGAACATCTTGCCGACTCCATGGACGCCCTGTACGAGGCGGTGGAACCGGGGCAGGTCGGCCTGGACAGCCCGGCAGGGCGCGGCCAGGACGACCCGGTGGCCGCCGTGCGGCAACGGGCCCGCCTGCTGCTCGGCGCCTGGACCGGCGCCGAGGGCAACGACCCGGTCTCCATCGCCGGCAGGCCGCTGACCAGTGGCATCGTGACCTGCACCGGGGCGGTGGAAGTCGCGGTGCACGGCTGGGACGTGGCCACGGCCTGCCGCGCGTACCGGCCGATTCCGGCCGCGCTGGCCGGGGAGATCCTCCCGCTGGCCTCGCTGGTGGTCACCGAACAGGACCGGCCGGCCCGGTTCGCAGCGCCCCTCCCCGCGGTGGGCCCGGCGCCGGGCGAGCGACTACTCGCGTTCCTCGGCAGGAAGCCGTGA
- a CDS encoding DUF899 domain-containing protein, which translates to MNLPAIVSEEEWRAARAELLAEEKNATRMLDALAARRRRLPMVEVSKQYRLEGPEGPVGLLDLFEGRRQLIVYSFMLPPGAPRPCEGCSMLVDGMGHPAHLRARDTNLVLVSRAPLAEIEAVRRRMGWTLPWYSAKDSEFNVDVDAMSERGEGFALNVFLRDGDRVFRTYYTSDRGVDRLNANFNYLDLTPFGRQETWEDSPQGWPQTPPYEYWRLHDEYA; encoded by the coding sequence ATGAACCTGCCTGCCATTGTGTCCGAAGAGGAATGGCGAGCCGCCCGCGCGGAGCTGCTGGCCGAGGAGAAGAACGCGACCAGGATGCTGGACGCGCTGGCCGCCCGGCGCAGAAGGCTGCCGATGGTGGAGGTGTCCAAACAGTACCGGCTGGAAGGGCCGGAGGGCCCGGTCGGCCTGCTCGACCTTTTCGAAGGACGCCGCCAGCTGATCGTCTACAGCTTCATGCTGCCGCCCGGCGCACCGCGGCCCTGCGAGGGCTGCTCGATGCTGGTGGACGGCATGGGCCATCCCGCCCACCTGCGGGCCAGGGACACCAACCTGGTGCTGGTTTCCCGCGCCCCGCTGGCCGAGATCGAGGCGGTCCGCAGGCGGATGGGCTGGACGCTGCCGTGGTACTCCGCCAAGGACAGCGAGTTCAATGTGGACGTCGACGCCATGTCGGAACGTGGCGAGGGGTTCGCGCTGAACGTCTTCCTCCGCGATGGTGACCGGGTGTTCCGGACCTACTACACCAGCGACCGCGGGGTCGACCGGCTGAACGCGAACTTCAACTACCTGGATCTCACCCCGTTCGGCAGGCAGGAGACCTGGGAGGACTCGCCGCAGGGGTGGCCGCAGACCCCGCCGTATGAGTACTGGCGGCTGCACGACGAGTACGCCTGA
- a CDS encoding pyridoxamine 5'-phosphate oxidase family protein encodes MTKTQREEFLAETRIAVLSVASDDHRPPLTVPVFYGYQPGGEITFFTGTEGRRARKTRLIERARVLSMCVQREEPPYRYVTVEGTLAGIERPPSAEQLLHIMRRYVPEEMARQWAEEEVGNPAGTLVLFRVRPDRWLSMDTGENTQ; translated from the coding sequence ATGACGAAGACACAGCGCGAGGAGTTCCTCGCGGAGACCAGGATCGCCGTGCTGAGCGTCGCCAGCGACGACCACCGGCCGCCACTGACCGTGCCGGTGTTCTACGGCTACCAGCCAGGCGGCGAGATCACCTTCTTCACCGGCACCGAGGGCAGGCGTGCCCGCAAGACCCGGCTGATCGAGCGGGCGCGGGTGCTGAGCATGTGCGTGCAGCGGGAGGAGCCCCCGTACCGGTACGTCACCGTGGAGGGCACCTTGGCCGGGATCGAACGGCCGCCGTCTGCCGAGCAGCTGCTGCACATCATGCGCCGGTACGTCCCGGAGGAGATGGCGCGGCAGTGGGCCGAGGAGGAGGTCGGCAACCCTGCCGGCACGTTGGTGCTGTTTCGCGTTCGCCCGGATCGCTGGCTGTCGATGGACACCGGCGAGAACACGCAGTAA
- a CDS encoding BTAD domain-containing putative transcriptional regulator, whose translation MLFGILGPLALWTPAGEAARLPELKARALLADLLLHEGRPVPADRLVADLWGEHPPGNPTATLQNKVWQLRKALDAAAPGGRDLVVSGASGYLLRVEAEAVDAGRFAALVRAARPGTSPAERAGRLAEALALWRGPALADFADEHWAQAAIARLDEQRLSGLEELAEARLELGEPAAELAGELGELVANNPLRERLRATYLRALYRAGRQGEALASYADLRARLAEELGTDPGPELVTLHQAILRQDAELDAPARAGNLPAPLTRLVGRADALAEVCAQLGEQRLVTLTGVGGVGKTRLALAAAAAVPEESWLVELAELTASADPGELGPAAGAVMAALGIRDDGGPVLDRLAEALRPRRLLLVLDNCEHVIAPVAELAARLLRVAPGLRILATSRDPLGLAGERLHPVAPLELPGPAVAPSAAEVADSSAVALFADRARAAAPGFSLTAEIVPDVLTLCRKLDGIPLALELAAARVRALGVSGLLARLDDRFRLLSGGHRGAPPRQQTLRATIDWSWDLLSEPERAVLRRLAMHQGGCTLAAAEQVCAGDGIAAGDVLDVVVRLVDRSMLVAAEQPGGVRYRLLESVREYCLERLADAREAGWARQRHAGYYAELAERAEPELYGRDQRRWLELLDGETANLRAALETLAAEGTGERAARMVCTLCWYWYLRGKLSEARRALDLVSAGAAASGSFPAEVTCWRAIIGLFGGDFGEHGRTAAALERLPEITDPSRRARARWLLGFARSTTGDGEWDACAELAEGALSAFRELDEPWGAAAARTARAVLAMARSDLSTLRQDGEQALAMFRELGERWGQSQAMSLLAVLAEITGDHARAAGLHTEGLRLAEELGLWTEAADRLAGLGRIELLRGEHARAWELHERGMRLAAEQGSKSVELYAQIGLGLGARREGKLDLAEEHLNAVLDWNVRARSAERNAVPLALVLAELGFVAEQRADAPEARRRHLRGLGLARRTGDPRALALAMEGLAGAQALAGQHEHAASLLGAAAAARESAGAPLPEAERGDVDRIAAQARAALGNPGFAAEFERGRTTDPDQLLTPFDTP comes from the coding sequence ATGCTGTTCGGGATCCTCGGTCCGCTGGCACTGTGGACACCGGCGGGCGAGGCCGCCCGGCTGCCCGAGCTGAAGGCTCGCGCACTGCTGGCCGACCTGCTGCTGCACGAGGGCCGGCCGGTGCCCGCGGACCGGCTGGTGGCGGACCTGTGGGGCGAGCATCCACCCGGCAACCCCACCGCGACCCTGCAGAACAAGGTGTGGCAGCTGCGCAAGGCGCTGGACGCGGCCGCACCGGGCGGGCGCGACCTGGTGGTGTCCGGCGCATCGGGTTATCTGCTGCGGGTGGAAGCCGAGGCGGTGGACGCGGGCCGCTTCGCCGCGCTGGTCCGCGCGGCCAGGCCCGGCACGAGCCCAGCGGAGCGGGCCGGTCGGCTCGCCGAGGCGCTGGCACTGTGGCGCGGGCCCGCGCTGGCCGACTTCGCCGACGAGCACTGGGCACAAGCCGCGATCGCCCGGCTGGACGAACAGCGGCTGTCCGGGCTGGAGGAACTCGCCGAGGCCCGGCTCGAACTCGGCGAACCCGCCGCGGAGCTGGCAGGCGAGCTGGGCGAGCTGGTCGCGAACAACCCGCTGCGCGAGCGGCTGCGGGCCACCTACCTGCGCGCGCTCTACCGGGCGGGCAGGCAGGGCGAGGCGCTGGCGAGCTACGCCGACCTGCGGGCGCGGCTCGCCGAGGAGCTCGGCACCGACCCGGGGCCGGAGCTGGTCACCCTGCACCAGGCGATCCTGCGGCAGGATGCGGAGCTGGACGCGCCCGCGCGGGCAGGCAACCTGCCCGCACCGCTGACCAGGCTGGTGGGCAGGGCGGACGCGCTCGCCGAGGTGTGCGCACAACTCGGCGAGCAGCGGCTGGTGACCCTCACCGGCGTCGGGGGCGTTGGCAAGACCCGGCTCGCGCTGGCCGCGGCCGCCGCGGTCCCGGAGGAATCCTGGCTGGTGGAGCTGGCCGAGCTCACCGCGAGCGCGGACCCCGGCGAACTCGGCCCTGCGGCGGGCGCGGTGATGGCGGCACTGGGCATCCGGGACGACGGCGGCCCGGTCCTCGACCGGCTCGCCGAGGCCCTGCGGCCCCGGCGGCTGCTACTGGTGCTGGACAACTGCGAGCACGTGATCGCGCCGGTCGCCGAGCTGGCCGCGCGGCTGCTGCGGGTCGCGCCGGGCCTGCGGATCCTGGCGACCAGCCGGGATCCGCTCGGGCTGGCAGGCGAACGGCTGCACCCGGTCGCGCCGCTGGAGCTGCCCGGCCCCGCGGTCGCGCCCTCCGCGGCGGAGGTTGCCGATTCCAGCGCGGTGGCCCTGTTCGCCGACCGGGCCCGCGCCGCCGCACCGGGGTTCAGCCTCACCGCGGAGATCGTTCCGGACGTGCTGACCCTGTGCCGCAAACTGGACGGCATCCCGCTGGCGCTGGAGCTGGCCGCGGCCAGGGTGCGTGCCCTGGGCGTCTCCGGGCTGCTGGCCAGGCTGGACGACCGGTTCCGGCTGCTGTCCGGTGGGCACCGGGGCGCACCGCCACGGCAGCAGACCCTCCGGGCGACCATCGACTGGAGCTGGGACCTGCTGAGTGAGCCCGAACGGGCGGTGCTGCGGCGGCTGGCCATGCACCAGGGCGGCTGCACCCTCGCCGCTGCCGAGCAGGTCTGCGCCGGGGACGGGATCGCCGCCGGGGACGTGCTGGATGTGGTGGTCCGGCTGGTCGACCGGTCCATGCTGGTGGCGGCCGAGCAGCCCGGTGGGGTGCGCTACCGGCTGCTGGAGTCGGTGCGGGAGTACTGCCTGGAACGGCTCGCCGACGCGCGGGAGGCCGGGTGGGCACGGCAACGGCACGCCGGGTACTACGCCGAACTGGCCGAGCGTGCCGAGCCGGAGCTCTACGGGCGCGACCAGCGGCGCTGGCTGGAGCTGCTGGACGGCGAGACGGCCAACCTGCGCGCGGCGCTGGAGACGCTGGCCGCCGAGGGCACCGGGGAACGGGCCGCGCGCATGGTGTGCACCCTGTGCTGGTACTGGTACCTGCGCGGCAAGCTGTCCGAGGCGCGGCGCGCGCTCGACCTGGTGTCGGCGGGTGCGGCGGCGTCCGGTTCCTTTCCAGCCGAGGTCACGTGCTGGCGGGCGATAATCGGGCTGTTCGGCGGTGACTTCGGCGAGCACGGGCGTACCGCCGCGGCGCTGGAACGGCTGCCCGAGATCACGGACCCGAGCAGGCGGGCCAGGGCGCGCTGGCTGCTCGGCTTCGCCCGGTCGACCACCGGCGACGGCGAATGGGACGCCTGCGCCGAACTGGCCGAAGGCGCCCTTTCCGCGTTCCGGGAGCTGGACGAACCCTGGGGTGCCGCGGCCGCCCGCACCGCACGGGCGGTGCTCGCCATGGCCCGCAGCGATCTGAGCACCCTGCGGCAGGACGGGGAGCAAGCGCTTGCGATGTTTCGCGAGCTGGGCGAACGCTGGGGTCAGTCGCAGGCGATGTCGCTGCTGGCTGTGCTGGCCGAGATCACCGGCGACCATGCCAGGGCCGCCGGGCTGCATACCGAAGGGCTGCGGCTGGCCGAGGAACTCGGACTGTGGACCGAGGCCGCCGACCGGCTCGCCGGGCTGGGCCGGATCGAGTTGTTACGCGGCGAGCACGCCCGCGCATGGGAGTTGCACGAGCGGGGCATGCGGCTGGCCGCCGAGCAGGGCAGCAAGAGCGTCGAGCTGTACGCGCAGATCGGACTCGGCCTCGGCGCCCGCAGGGAGGGCAAGCTCGACCTCGCCGAGGAGCACTTGAACGCGGTGCTGGACTGGAACGTGCGGGCCCGGTCGGCGGAACGCAACGCGGTACCCCTCGCGCTGGTGCTTGCCGAACTCGGTTTCGTCGCCGAGCAACGGGCGGACGCCCCCGAGGCCCGTCGCAGGCACCTGCGCGGACTCGGGCTGGCCCGCCGGACGGGTGACCCGCGAGCGCTGGCGCTTGCGATGGAGGGGCTGGCCGGTGCGCAAGCGCTTGCGGGGCAGCATGAACACGCCGCCAGCCTGCTCGGCGCGGCCGCCGCCGCACGCGAGTCGGCAGGCGCCCCATTACCGGAGGCGGAGCGCGGCGACGTCGACCGGATCGCCGCCCAGGCCCGCGCCGCCCTCGGAAACCCCGGCTTCGCCGCCGAGTTCGAACGCGGCCGCACAACCGACCCGGACCAGTTACTGACCCCCTTCGACACCCCCTGA
- a CDS encoding ankyrin repeat domain-containing protein, whose amino-acid sequence MPEPGEGSPLLALLASHGSPADLRARARLLIEQGAVVDEDVFYHACEHADNALLDLLYRPGFERLVNHKLDFEDLAGLRWFLEHGADVNACYCLHHAISRGRGLSILTMLLDAGADVNLPWDRWDVGRRPLALAARCGHLAAYELIAARGGTAELDPVDAAVLAVARGESVRLPTAPPPALGNPPGEDYGWILGQFAVLGRTEVVRSLLDAGMAVDTRGWSNFTPLDQAAMHGRTEIVRLLLERGADAADRAFDEEGPTPLDCALWGMRNNPAEDGDYLGTVRALLAADAPTVHRPPTGDAEIDRALSTRWRGTDSR is encoded by the coding sequence ATGCCGGAGCCGGGTGAGGGGTCACCACTACTGGCGTTGCTGGCGTCCCACGGTTCGCCCGCCGACCTGCGCGCCCGTGCCCGGTTGCTGATCGAGCAGGGCGCCGTCGTCGACGAGGACGTCTTCTATCACGCCTGCGAACATGCCGACAACGCCCTGCTGGACCTGCTCTACCGGCCGGGATTCGAACGGCTGGTGAACCACAAGCTGGACTTCGAGGATCTCGCCGGGCTGCGCTGGTTCCTCGAACACGGCGCGGACGTGAATGCCTGCTACTGCCTGCACCACGCGATCAGCCGCGGCCGTGGGCTGTCGATCCTGACCATGCTGCTGGACGCGGGCGCGGACGTGAACCTGCCGTGGGACCGCTGGGATGTCGGCAGGCGCCCGCTGGCGCTGGCGGCGCGCTGCGGACATCTCGCCGCCTACGAGTTGATCGCGGCCCGTGGGGGCACCGCCGAGCTCGACCCGGTGGACGCCGCAGTGCTCGCCGTGGCCCGTGGCGAGTCGGTGCGCCTGCCCACCGCGCCGCCGCCCGCGCTCGGCAACCCGCCAGGGGAGGACTACGGCTGGATCCTCGGCCAGTTCGCCGTGCTCGGCCGGACCGAGGTGGTGCGCTCGTTGCTGGACGCCGGGATGGCCGTGGACACTCGCGGCTGGAGCAACTTCACCCCGCTGGACCAGGCCGCCATGCACGGCCGCACCGAGATCGTGCGGCTGCTGCTGGAGCGGGGCGCGGATGCGGCGGACCGCGCGTTCGACGAGGAGGGGCCGACCCCGCTGGACTGTGCGCTGTGGGGCATGCGCAACAACCCCGCCGAGGACGGTGACTACCTCGGCACGGTACGGGCGTTACTGGCGGCCGACGCACCCACCGTACATCGGCCGCCGACCGGGGACGCCGAGATCGACCGCGCGCTGAGTACTCGGTGGCGAGGAACGGATTCCCGGTGA
- a CDS encoding PhzF family phenazine biosynthesis protein, with protein MEILRYSAFSADPNGGNPAGVVLDATGASDGEMLRVAAELGYSETAFLVPRGDRSFTVRYFSPMAEVPFCGHATIASAVAYARRHGEGPLRFETSVGRVDVHTSTGPDGRPLATLVSVPPRTAPIDAAALDALLAELGWVVGDLDPTLPPRVAFAGAWHPVLTAASRERLARLHYDLDRLGMLMAKHEWTTVNLLWRESELVFHARNPFPPGGVYEDPATGAAAAALGGYLREQRLVTPPATVTVHQGVDLGRPSLLTVDIPAGETEGVSVSGTAVPIPE; from the coding sequence ATGGAGATCTTGCGGTACAGCGCGTTCAGCGCGGACCCCAATGGGGGCAACCCGGCCGGTGTGGTGCTCGACGCCACCGGTGCCAGCGATGGGGAGATGCTGCGGGTCGCCGCCGAGCTCGGCTACTCGGAAACGGCCTTCCTGGTTCCGCGGGGTGACCGTAGCTTCACCGTGCGGTATTTCAGCCCGATGGCCGAGGTTCCCTTCTGCGGCCACGCCACCATCGCCTCGGCGGTGGCGTACGCGCGGCGGCACGGCGAGGGCCCGCTGCGGTTCGAGACCTCGGTCGGGCGGGTCGACGTGCACACCTCGACCGGACCGGACGGCCGCCCACTGGCCACGCTGGTCAGCGTTCCGCCACGGACCGCGCCGATCGACGCCGCCGCGCTGGACGCCCTGCTGGCCGAGCTCGGCTGGGTGGTCGGCGATCTCGACCCCACCCTGCCACCGCGGGTCGCCTTCGCCGGGGCCTGGCACCCGGTGCTGACGGCGGCGAGCCGGGAACGGCTCGCGCGGCTGCACTACGACCTGGACCGCCTGGGGATGTTGATGGCCAAGCACGAGTGGACCACGGTCAACCTGCTCTGGCGCGAGTCGGAACTGGTGTTCCACGCGCGGAACCCGTTCCCGCCTGGCGGGGTGTACGAGGATCCGGCCACCGGCGCGGCGGCCGCGGCGCTTGGCGGCTACCTGCGGGAACAGCGGCTGGTGACCCCGCCAGCCACGGTGACCGTGCACCAGGGCGTGGACCTCGGCAGGCCGAGCCTGCTCACCGTGGACATTCCGGCCGGGGAGACGGAGGGTGTCTCGGTGAGCGGGACCGCTGTGCCGATCCCGGAGTGA